A single Arachnia propionica DNA region contains:
- a CDS encoding FecCD family ABC transporter permease — MIPDSVHTLGAPPGHRRISLGPRARFSFLAHRRSLVVAGIALLVVLAGSVASLTTGAYPVSLDMLLDVFQGRGEDLAPFIVLEQRLPRVTGAIVIGGMLGMSGAIFQSVSRNPLGSPDIVGFTRGATTGGLFAILVFVSSSALVTGAGAIIGGAATAAVVVLLTMRRGVGGDTLVLSGIALGQMLASLNDYLLAATDIESAEAAKTWQHGSLNGITWATVTPLLVTAILLLPVGMWLAGPGRILEMGDDAASGLGLRVRRTRSAMIGYGVVLAAVCVAAAGPIGFLALAAPQLAGRLSRSAGINLLPTFMVGAALLVLADFTAGRLLSPFQIPVGLISSALGGLYLMWLLGMGGRRRA, encoded by the coding sequence ATGATCCCGGACTCGGTTCACACCCTGGGTGCCCCTCCCGGTCATCGCCGGATCTCTCTCGGGCCCCGAGCGCGCTTCAGCTTCCTGGCGCACCGGCGGTCGCTGGTGGTGGCCGGGATCGCGTTGCTGGTAGTTCTGGCGGGGTCGGTGGCATCACTGACCACGGGAGCCTATCCGGTGTCCCTCGACATGCTCCTGGATGTGTTCCAGGGCAGGGGTGAGGATCTGGCCCCCTTCATCGTTCTCGAGCAGCGGCTACCGCGGGTGACGGGGGCGATCGTCATCGGTGGCATGCTCGGAATGTCGGGCGCGATCTTCCAGAGCGTCTCCCGTAACCCGCTGGGCAGCCCCGACATCGTCGGTTTCACACGGGGTGCGACGACAGGCGGCCTGTTCGCCATTCTGGTGTTCGTCTCCTCCAGTGCCCTGGTCACCGGGGCGGGGGCGATCATCGGCGGCGCCGCCACGGCAGCGGTGGTCGTGCTGCTGACCATGCGGCGCGGGGTCGGCGGGGACACCCTCGTGCTGAGCGGTATCGCCCTGGGGCAGATGCTCGCTTCCCTCAACGACTACCTGCTGGCCGCCACCGACATCGAATCAGCCGAGGCGGCCAAGACCTGGCAGCACGGCAGCCTCAACGGCATCACCTGGGCGACCGTCACCCCCCTGCTGGTCACCGCGATCCTGCTGCTCCCGGTCGGGATGTGGCTGGCCGGGCCCGGCAGGATCCTAGAGATGGGCGACGACGCGGCCTCGGGGCTCGGCCTCAGAGTCCGCCGGACCCGCTCCGCGATGATCGGCTACGGCGTGGTCCTGGCAGCGGTGTGCGTGGCTGCGGCGGGCCCGATCGGTTTCCTGGCCCTGGCCGCTCCCCAGCTGGCGGGCCGGCTGTCGCGCTCTGCGGGGATCAATCTCCTGCCGACGTTCATGGTGGGTGCGGCCCTGCTGGTCCTGGCCGATTTCACTGCGGGACGGCTGCTCAGTCCCTTCCAGATCCCCGTCGGGCTGATCAGCTCGGCCCTCGGTGGGCTCTACCTGATGTGGCTGCTGGGAATGGGGGGCCGGCGTCGCGCATGA
- a CDS encoding FecCD family ABC transporter permease, whose amino-acid sequence MRSSTDQADTPARPGRPRFTRKRSGPLRFLAPLLAVLVLLVLITESLALGSRTLSPEEVWQGFLAYDNSVASKVVWGLRIHRTILAIVVGASLAVAGVVMQALTRNPLAEPGILGVNAGASLAVVAAIGGLGLTSVNQYLPFAFAGAAAAAVLVHMMSRRSADSGPARLVLAGVALGASLSSITGTITMYNSKIFDSYRFWVVGSLENRKLEVLLWVAPFLAVGLVLALASAHSLNALALGDEQATALGVNLAVVRGVAFVALTLLCGAATAAAGPISFIGLVIPHVVRLLVGADQKHLLAWSVVAGAGLLLAADVAGRLLIRPTELEAGIVTAFIGAPVLLVLAVTNRTNRRSA is encoded by the coding sequence ATGCGATCTTCCACTGATCAGGCCGACACCCCCGCTCGGCCCGGCCGTCCCCGATTCACCAGGAAACGCAGCGGTCCCCTGCGTTTCCTGGCCCCACTGCTGGCGGTTCTGGTCCTCCTCGTGCTGATCACCGAGAGCCTGGCTCTGGGTTCCCGGACCTTGAGCCCGGAGGAGGTCTGGCAGGGATTCCTGGCGTACGACAACTCGGTTGCCAGCAAGGTGGTGTGGGGGCTGCGCATCCACCGCACCATCCTCGCGATCGTGGTGGGCGCCTCTCTCGCCGTGGCCGGGGTTGTCATGCAGGCCCTCACCCGCAATCCTTTGGCGGAACCCGGCATCCTCGGGGTCAACGCGGGCGCCTCCCTCGCGGTGGTCGCGGCCATCGGAGGGCTCGGGTTGACCTCCGTGAACCAGTACCTGCCGTTCGCGTTCGCCGGCGCGGCGGCGGCCGCGGTGCTCGTGCACATGATGTCGCGGCGCTCCGCCGATTCCGGACCCGCCCGTCTGGTGCTGGCCGGTGTCGCACTGGGCGCCAGTCTCTCGTCGATCACCGGCACCATCACCATGTACAACAGCAAGATCTTCGACTCGTACCGGTTCTGGGTGGTGGGTTCGCTCGAGAACCGGAAACTGGAGGTCCTGCTCTGGGTGGCCCCGTTCCTGGCGGTCGGTCTGGTCCTGGCCCTGGCATCGGCGCACAGCCTCAACGCCTTGGCTCTCGGCGACGAACAGGCCACGGCACTCGGGGTGAACCTAGCGGTGGTCCGGGGAGTCGCGTTCGTCGCTCTCACCCTGCTGTGCGGGGCGGCAACGGCCGCCGCCGGTCCGATCTCCTTCATCGGCCTGGTCATCCCCCACGTGGTTCGCCTGCTGGTGGGGGCCGACCAGAAACACCTGCTGGCGTGGTCGGTCGTGGCAGGGGCAGGACTCCTGCTGGCGGCCGACGTGGCGGGGCGGCTCCTGATCCGCCCCACCGAGCTGGAGGCCGGGATCGTGACCGCCTTCATCGGCGCACCCGTGCTGCTCGTACTAGCCGTGACGAACCGGACGAACAGGAGGAGCGCATGA
- a CDS encoding iron-siderophore ABC transporter substrate-binding protein gives MSASRAMRPHPFTVSRRAILAGGTVSALAVLAACSSNSASQETSPAASGGASTGSGSAKSLPKSTVVPTELDSGLGSGQADGVFPRTVVHYQGETTINAAPTKVVVISTGQADAMLTLGMCPIGSTTASGAEGPVSQYLKDAYPDQVSAIEAITKVGSRNEPDIEAIGALKPDLILTNIAGKDDADTLHKNLTAIAPTVVMRGTGQFWKTDFLLLADALGKREAAQSLLDTLKKEAAEAGSALSSAGTVSLLRKNSDKLRIFGPISFAGSVVADMGLQRPDTQQFTNGVSNELSSETLDQADGDWLFYGIQGDKDEELTGQALWGSLKAVSAGHAVKVDDDPFFLNAGPTAARVVRDQIVKAVRG, from the coding sequence ATGAGTGCTTCTCGAGCGATGCGTCCCCATCCCTTCACCGTTTCCCGCCGCGCGATCCTGGCCGGTGGGACGGTCTCCGCCCTGGCGGTGCTCGCGGCCTGCTCATCCAACTCCGCTTCGCAGGAAACCTCGCCCGCCGCTTCCGGTGGGGCATCCACGGGTTCTGGTTCCGCCAAGAGCCTCCCGAAGAGCACCGTCGTCCCCACCGAGCTGGACAGCGGGCTGGGCTCCGGGCAGGCCGATGGCGTCTTCCCGCGCACCGTCGTCCACTACCAGGGCGAGACGACGATCAACGCCGCCCCCACCAAGGTGGTCGTCATCTCCACGGGACAGGCCGACGCCATGCTGACCCTCGGCATGTGCCCGATCGGCTCCACCACCGCATCCGGCGCGGAGGGTCCCGTTTCCCAGTACCTGAAGGACGCCTACCCCGACCAGGTCTCCGCCATCGAGGCCATCACGAAGGTCGGGTCCCGAAACGAACCGGACATCGAGGCCATAGGGGCACTCAAACCCGACCTGATCCTGACCAACATCGCGGGCAAGGACGATGCCGATACCCTGCACAAGAACCTGACCGCCATCGCCCCCACTGTTGTGATGCGCGGCACCGGACAGTTCTGGAAGACCGACTTCCTGCTGCTGGCCGACGCCCTCGGTAAACGGGAGGCGGCCCAGTCCCTGCTGGACACGCTCAAGAAAGAGGCGGCCGAGGCTGGTTCAGCGCTGAGCTCCGCCGGAACGGTCTCGCTGCTGCGCAAGAACAGCGACAAGCTCCGGATCTTCGGGCCGATCTCGTTCGCCGGGTCCGTCGTCGCCGACATGGGGCTGCAACGCCCCGACACCCAGCAGTTCACCAACGGTGTCTCGAATGAGCTGTCCTCCGAGACCCTCGACCAGGCCGACGGCGACTGGCTGTTCTACGGAATCCAGGGCGACAAGGACGAGGAACTCACCGGACAGGCGCTCTGGGGTTCGCTGAAGGCCGTGAGCGCCGGACACGCCGTCAAGGTCGATGACGACCCGTTCTTCCTGAACGCCGGGCCCACTGCGGCACGCGTCGTCCGTGACCAGATCGTCAAGGCCGTCCGGGGTTGA
- a CDS encoding ABC transporter ATP-binding protein, with translation MSGNEARSFVLEGRDLHLGYAGGADVVAGLDVAIETGSFAVIVGPNACGKSTLLRSLSKVLPPRSGTVLLDGREIAGMRPKAFAREVGFLAQSSIAPEGITVHELVSRGRYPYQSVLHQWSDEDDEQVSTAMERTNVSALAARRVAELSGGQRQRVWIAMALAQQTRVLLLDEPTTFLDLAHQVEVLELCRELNQVLGTTVVAVLHDLNQACRYADRIIAMRDGQILTQGKPSDVMTAEMVEQVFGLEVSVTPDPVTGTPLVLPAPPRTHNTE, from the coding sequence TTGAGCGGAAACGAAGCCCGGTCCTTCGTGCTGGAGGGCCGGGACCTCCATCTGGGATACGCCGGTGGCGCCGATGTCGTGGCGGGCCTCGATGTCGCCATTGAGACGGGGTCGTTCGCCGTGATCGTCGGGCCGAACGCTTGCGGCAAGTCCACCCTGCTGAGGTCGCTGAGCAAGGTGTTGCCGCCGCGTTCGGGAACCGTCCTGCTCGACGGTAGGGAGATCGCCGGGATGCGCCCCAAGGCCTTCGCGCGGGAGGTCGGCTTCTTGGCGCAGTCCTCGATAGCCCCCGAGGGGATCACTGTCCACGAACTGGTCAGCCGTGGCCGGTATCCGTACCAGAGCGTGCTGCACCAGTGGTCCGACGAGGACGACGAGCAGGTCAGCACCGCCATGGAACGCACCAACGTCAGCGCGCTGGCCGCGCGGCGCGTCGCCGAGCTGTCCGGCGGTCAGCGGCAACGGGTCTGGATCGCGATGGCACTGGCCCAGCAGACGCGCGTGCTGCTCCTAGACGAACCCACCACGTTCCTGGACCTGGCCCACCAGGTGGAGGTCCTGGAGCTGTGCCGGGAACTCAACCAGGTGCTCGGCACCACCGTGGTGGCCGTGCTGCACGACCTCAACCAGGCCTGCCGCTACGCGGACCGGATCATCGCCATGCGCGACGGCCAGATCCTGACGCAGGGAAAACCCTCCGATGTGATGACCGCGGAGATGGTGGAACAGGTGTTCGGCCTCGAGGTCTCGGTGACCCCTGACCCGGTGACGGGCACACCGCTGGTGCTCCCGGCTCCACCGAGGACACACAACACGGAATAA